A genomic region of Mesobacillus jeotgali contains the following coding sequences:
- the veg gene encoding biofilm formation stimulator Veg: MPKTLSDIKKALDSNLGKRLMLKANGGRRKTIERSGVLAETYPSVFVIELDQDENAFERVSYSYADVLTETVEITFFEDTTGSIALS, translated from the coding sequence ATGCCAAAAACATTATCGGATATCAAAAAAGCGCTTGATTCAAACTTAGGAAAAAGACTCATGCTAAAGGCCAACGGAGGACGGAGAAAGACGATTGAACGTTCTGGTGTGTTAGCGGAAACTTATCCTTCAGTTTTCGTCATCGAGCTTGACCAGGATGAAAATGCTTTTGAACGTGTTTCGTACAGCTACGCAGATGTTTTAACTGAAACAGTGGAAATTACCTTCTTTGAAGATACAACAGGATCAATAGCTTTGAGCTAA
- a CDS encoding small, acid-soluble spore protein, alpha/beta type, with protein sequence MGRRRGIMSERLKEELAKELGFYDVVQNEGWGGIKAKDAGNMVKRAIELAEQQLANQNR encoded by the coding sequence ATGGGCAGAAGAAGAGGGATTATGTCTGAAAGGTTGAAGGAAGAGCTTGCGAAAGAACTTGGCTTCTATGATGTCGTCCAGAATGAAGGATGGGGCGGAATAAAGGCCAAGGACGCAGGTAACATGGTTAAGCGAGCCATCGAGCTGGCCGAACAGCAGCTTGCGAACCAGAACCGCTGA
- the ispE gene encoding 4-(cytidine 5'-diphospho)-2-C-methyl-D-erythritol kinase — translation MKVLVKAPAKINLSLDVLHKRPDGYHEVEMVMTTIDLADRIELSLLEEDRIVIHSHNRFVPDDQRNLAYQAAHLLKERFQVKQGVIIGIEKTIPVAAGLAGGSSDAAATLRGLNKLWKLGLSLDELAVLGAEIGSDVSFCVYGGTALATGRGEIIEQLPAPPTCWIVLAKPFIGVSTAEVYRRLNVETVQHPPTKQMISAIENGDFHGVCNSVGNVLEDVTLSLYPEVAQIKDQMKRFGADAVLMSGSGPTVFSLVAHDSRMHRIYNGLRGFCDQVFAVRMLGERHTLD, via the coding sequence GTGAAGGTTTTAGTGAAGGCGCCAGCAAAAATCAATTTGTCACTTGATGTTTTGCACAAACGTCCGGACGGTTACCATGAGGTGGAAATGGTCATGACGACGATTGATTTGGCTGATCGCATTGAACTTAGTTTACTAGAAGAAGACAGGATCGTAATCCATTCCCATAATCGGTTTGTACCTGATGATCAGCGGAATCTTGCTTACCAGGCAGCGCATCTGTTGAAGGAGAGGTTCCAGGTTAAGCAAGGTGTTATTATCGGCATTGAGAAGACTATTCCGGTGGCAGCAGGGCTTGCTGGCGGCAGCAGTGATGCAGCGGCCACGTTAAGAGGCTTGAATAAGCTATGGAAGCTTGGTCTGTCATTGGACGAGCTGGCTGTGCTCGGCGCTGAAATTGGTTCAGACGTTTCTTTCTGTGTTTACGGTGGAACAGCGCTTGCGACGGGCAGAGGGGAAATTATTGAACAACTGCCGGCACCGCCGACGTGCTGGATTGTTTTGGCGAAGCCGTTTATCGGTGTATCGACGGCAGAAGTATATCGCCGTCTTAATGTAGAGACGGTTCAGCATCCGCCTACAAAGCAAATGATATCCGCGATTGAAAATGGGGATTTCCATGGAGTCTGCAACAGTGTCGGAAATGTTTTGGAAGATGTGACGCTTTCGCTTTATCCTGAGGTAGCCCAGATCAAGGACCAAATGAAGAGGTTTGGTGCTGACGCTGTTTTGATGAGCGGAAGCGGTCCGACAGTATTCAGCCTTGTGGCTCATGATTCACGGATGCATCGAATTTATAACGGCCTACGAGGGTTCTGTGACCAGGTATTTGCAGTGAGAATGCTTGGAGAGCGCCACACTCTTGATTAA
- a CDS encoding RidA family protein, protein MNIVQTSNAPAAIGPYSQGVVVNNLFYSSGQIPLTPEGVMVEGDIQAQTHQVFKNLKAVLEAAGASLETVVKATVFIKNMDEFAQLNEVYAEYFNVHKPARSTVEVARLPKDALVEIEVVALVK, encoded by the coding sequence ATGAATATTGTACAAACTTCAAACGCGCCTGCCGCAATCGGTCCATATTCGCAAGGTGTCGTTGTGAACAATCTTTTCTACAGCTCAGGCCAGATTCCTTTGACTCCAGAGGGTGTAATGGTCGAGGGAGATATCCAGGCCCAGACGCATCAGGTATTCAAAAACCTGAAAGCTGTTCTTGAAGCTGCAGGAGCTTCACTTGAAACAGTCGTAAAAGCAACTGTCTTCATCAAAAATATGGATGAATTCGCTCAATTGAATGAAGTATATGCAGAGTATTTCAATGTGCATAAGCCAGCTCGCTCAACAGTAGAAGTGGCAAGACTGCCAAAGGATGCCCTGGTGGAAATCGAAGTAGTAGCGCTCGTTAAATAA
- the spoVG gene encoding septation regulator SpoVG — MEVTDVRLRRVNTDGRMRAIASITLDNEFVVHDIRVIDGNNGLFVAMPSKRTPDGEFRDIAHPINSGTRGKIQDAVLAEYHRLGELEVEFEEAGAS, encoded by the coding sequence ATGGAAGTAACTGACGTAAGATTACGCCGCGTTAATACAGATGGACGGATGAGAGCGATCGCTTCCATCACGCTTGACAACGAGTTTGTTGTCCATGATATCAGGGTGATTGATGGAAACAACGGCCTATTTGTTGCAATGCCAAGTAAACGCACTCCTGATGGCGAGTTCCGTGATATCGCGCATCCGATCAATTCGGGTACACGCGGAAAGATCCAGGATGCTGTTTTGGCAGAGTACCACCGCTTAGGTGAATTGGAAGTCGAATTCGAAGAAGCTGGCGCTTCCTAG
- a CDS encoding TatD family hydrolase, whose protein sequence is MLFDTHVHLNAEQFNEDLQEVIDRAIAEGVTNMVVVGFDEITIKKALELAENYDFLYASVGWHPVDAIDMTQEHLDWLKELASHPKVVALGEMGLDYYWDKSPKEIQKEVFRKQIRLAKEVQLPIIIHNRDATADIVEILKEENAGEVGGIMHCFSGSVETAIECVEMNFLISLGGPVTFKNAKKPKEVAEALPLDRLLVETDCPYLTPHPFRGKRNEPAYVKLVAEQIAELKGLTLEEVAEETARNAKKLFGIK, encoded by the coding sequence ATGCTTTTTGATACACACGTGCACTTAAACGCAGAACAATTCAACGAAGATCTACAGGAGGTCATTGACCGTGCAATTGCTGAAGGTGTTACGAATATGGTGGTTGTCGGTTTCGATGAAATAACGATAAAAAAAGCACTAGAGCTCGCTGAAAACTATGACTTTCTTTATGCGAGTGTGGGGTGGCATCCAGTCGATGCAATCGATATGACCCAGGAGCATCTGGATTGGCTGAAAGAATTGGCAAGCCATCCGAAGGTTGTGGCACTTGGGGAAATGGGCCTTGATTATTACTGGGACAAGTCACCGAAGGAAATCCAGAAAGAGGTTTTCCGCAAACAAATCAGACTGGCAAAAGAAGTGCAACTTCCTATTATCATACATAATCGTGATGCAACAGCAGACATAGTAGAGATTTTAAAGGAAGAGAATGCCGGGGAAGTAGGCGGGATCATGCACTGTTTCAGCGGCAGCGTAGAAACAGCGATTGAATGCGTTGAAATGAATTTCTTAATTTCGCTTGGCGGGCCTGTTACTTTTAAAAACGCTAAAAAACCGAAGGAAGTGGCAGAGGCGCTTCCCTTAGATCGTCTTTTGGTCGAAACAGACTGCCCATACCTGACTCCGCATCCATTTCGCGGAAAAAGAAATGAACCAGCATATGTAAAATTGGTAGCCGAACAAATTGCAGAACTGAAAGGGTTAACTCTTGAGGAAGTGGCTGAAGAAACAGCCAGAAATGCAAAAAAATTATTCGGCATAAAGTGA
- the purR gene encoding pur operon repressor yields the protein MKFRRSERLIDMTTYLLEHPRQLVPLTYFAEKYGSAKSSISEDLGIIKETFEQRGIGVLQTVPGAAGGVKFHVHVSEEKARKVIDELCTVMASPDRLLPGGYLYMNDILGNPAIVQEVGRLLASAFADKDIEVVMTVATKGIPIAYAVASHLNVPVVIVRRDSKVTEGSTVSINYVSGSSKRIQTMVLSKRSLAEGSKVLIVDDFMKAGGTVNGMINLLEEFNAELAGIAVLVESENIEERLVDEYLSLVRLSDVDVKERNITVSEGNFFARRE from the coding sequence ATGAAATTTCGACGCAGCGAGCGTTTGATCGATATGACGACTTATTTACTGGAACATCCGCGCCAATTGGTACCGTTAACCTATTTTGCCGAGAAGTATGGTTCAGCAAAGTCCTCAATCAGTGAAGATCTCGGAATCATCAAAGAAACATTTGAACAGCGGGGCATCGGTGTCCTGCAGACCGTGCCAGGCGCAGCCGGCGGAGTCAAGTTCCACGTCCATGTCAGTGAAGAAAAAGCCAGGAAGGTAATCGATGAACTTTGTACCGTGATGGCAAGTCCTGATCGATTGCTGCCAGGCGGTTACCTTTACATGAATGATATCCTTGGAAATCCAGCAATTGTGCAGGAAGTCGGAAGGCTCCTTGCATCTGCTTTTGCAGATAAGGATATCGAAGTTGTCATGACCGTGGCTACGAAAGGGATTCCAATCGCTTACGCAGTCGCAAGCCACTTGAATGTTCCTGTCGTGATTGTCAGAAGGGATAGCAAAGTGACAGAAGGATCGACGGTCAGTATCAACTATGTCTCAGGTTCATCAAAAAGAATCCAGACGATGGTGCTATCAAAGCGCAGCCTTGCAGAGGGTTCAAAGGTTCTGATTGTCGATGACTTCATGAAAGCAGGCGGTACCGTTAATGGCATGATCAACTTGCTTGAAGAGTTTAATGCAGAGTTAGCGGGAATAGCGGTACTGGTTGAATCGGAGAATATCGAAGAAAGACTTGTCGATGAGTATCTATCACTCGTCCGCCTTTCAGATGTAGACGTAAAAGAACGAAATATTACCGTGAGTGAAGGAAATTTCTTCGCTCGCAGAGAATAG
- the glmU gene encoding bifunctional UDP-N-acetylglucosamine diphosphorylase/glucosamine-1-phosphate N-acetyltransferase GlmU — protein MSNRYAIILAAGQGTRMKSKLYKVLHPVCGKPMVQHVIDQVKSLNINEIVTIVGHGAEKVKDQLGEDSQYALQAEQLGTAHAVQQAGDMLADKEGVAIVVCGDTPLIKAETMEALFKHHEETNAKATILTARAEDPTGYGRIVRNAEGFVEKIVEHKDASEQERSINEINTGTYCFDNKMLFEAIQNVSNDNVQGEYYLPDVIEILKNQGEIVSAYVTDSFAETLGVNDRVALAEAERTMKKRINEYHMRNGVSLIDPDNTYIGPDVQVGQDTVIFPGTMLSGSTVIGSECQIGPNTEISNCEIGNNTVIRQSAAFDSKIGSEVNIGPFAHIRPESDINDEVKIGNFVEIKKAVFGKGSKASHLSYIGDAEVGADVNIGCGSITVNYDGKNKFLTKIEDGVFIGCNSNLVAPVTIGKGAYVAAGSTITEDVPGEALALARARQVNKEDYVGKLNVKK, from the coding sequence ATGTCTAATCGTTATGCAATCATTTTAGCAGCCGGTCAGGGAACAAGAATGAAGTCCAAATTGTATAAAGTACTTCACCCTGTATGCGGCAAGCCAATGGTACAGCATGTAATTGACCAGGTGAAAAGTCTTAATATAAACGAAATCGTGACCATTGTAGGGCATGGAGCGGAAAAAGTGAAGGATCAGCTCGGTGAAGACAGCCAGTATGCCCTTCAGGCAGAACAGCTAGGAACTGCTCATGCTGTTCAGCAGGCAGGGGACATGCTTGCAGACAAAGAGGGAGTTGCAATCGTTGTCTGTGGTGATACTCCGCTGATCAAGGCTGAAACAATGGAAGCTCTTTTCAAGCATCATGAAGAGACAAACGCCAAAGCGACTATCCTGACTGCGAGAGCTGAGGATCCAACTGGATATGGCAGGATTGTCAGGAATGCTGAAGGTTTTGTTGAAAAAATCGTTGAGCATAAGGATGCGAGCGAACAGGAAAGAAGCATCAATGAAATCAACACTGGTACATATTGTTTCGACAACAAAATGTTATTCGAGGCGATCCAAAATGTATCAAATGATAATGTCCAGGGAGAATACTATCTTCCAGATGTCATCGAGATCTTGAAAAACCAGGGCGAAATCGTTTCTGCATATGTGACTGATAGCTTTGCCGAGACACTTGGCGTCAATGACCGCGTCGCTCTTGCGGAAGCTGAACGTACGATGAAAAAGCGTATCAACGAGTATCATATGCGCAATGGCGTATCGTTAATTGATCCTGATAACACGTATATTGGACCAGATGTGCAAGTGGGACAGGATACGGTTATTTTCCCGGGAACGATGCTTTCTGGCAGCACCGTCATCGGCTCTGAATGTCAGATTGGACCAAATACTGAAATCAGTAACTGCGAGATTGGAAACAATACAGTTATCCGCCAATCAGCTGCATTCGACAGCAAAATTGGCTCCGAAGTCAATATCGGACCTTTCGCGCATATCAGGCCGGAATCTGATATCAATGACGAAGTGAAAATCGGCAATTTTGTCGAAATTAAAAAAGCGGTATTTGGCAAAGGAAGCAAGGCTTCCCACCTTAGCTATATCGGTGATGCTGAAGTCGGCGCTGATGTGAATATCGGCTGCGGCTCCATCACAGTGAATTATGATGGCAAAAACAAGTTCTTGACCAAGATTGAAGATGGTGTATTCATTGGCTGTAATTCCAATCTTGTTGCACCAGTGACTATAGGGAAAGGCGCATATGTTGCTGCCGGTTCCACCATCACTGAAGATGTTCCAGGTGAAGCACTAGCGCTTGCCCGCGCTCGTCAAGTCAACAAAGAAGATTATGTAGGGAAACTGAACGTAAAGAAATAA
- the rsmA gene encoding 16S rRNA (adenine(1518)-N(6)/adenine(1519)-N(6))-dimethyltransferase RsmA, which produces MHKDIATPVRTKEILDKYGFSFKKSLGQNFLIDTNILNRIVDHAELTDHSGAIEIGPGIGALTEQLAKRAEKVVAFEIDQRLLPILEDTLSPYSNVKIVHSDVLKADVQAVMKQEFKEQEDVMVVANLPYYVTTPILMKLLEERLPIRGIVCMLQKEVGDRISAKPGTKEYGSLSIAVQYYTKAETVMIVPKTVFMPQPNVDSAVIRLTLHDEPPVKVKDEDFFFRVTRSSFAQRRKTILNNLTSQLPDGKQKKESIQSALQQAGVEESRRGETLTIEEFAQLSNALYPYFH; this is translated from the coding sequence ATGCATAAAGATATTGCGACCCCGGTGAGAACGAAGGAAATACTTGATAAATACGGTTTTTCTTTTAAAAAGAGCCTTGGACAGAACTTTTTGATCGATACGAATATCCTGAACCGCATCGTCGACCATGCGGAGTTAACCGACCATAGCGGTGCGATAGAAATTGGTCCAGGAATTGGAGCGTTGACCGAGCAGTTGGCTAAAAGAGCGGAAAAAGTGGTCGCATTTGAAATCGACCAGCGTCTGCTGCCGATCTTGGAGGATACACTTTCCCCTTATTCAAATGTAAAAATCGTCCATAGTGATGTATTGAAAGCAGATGTTCAAGCTGTGATGAAGCAGGAATTTAAAGAGCAAGAGGATGTTATGGTCGTTGCCAACCTGCCATATTACGTTACAACACCGATCCTGATGAAGCTGCTTGAGGAAAGGCTGCCGATTAGAGGAATCGTCTGTATGCTTCAAAAGGAGGTTGGCGATAGAATCTCTGCCAAACCCGGAACGAAGGAATATGGTTCGCTGTCAATTGCAGTCCAGTATTACACAAAGGCTGAAACAGTGATGATTGTTCCGAAAACGGTGTTTATGCCGCAGCCGAACGTAGATTCAGCCGTGATCAGATTGACATTGCATGATGAGCCGCCGGTGAAGGTGAAGGACGAAGACTTCTTCTTCCGGGTCACCAGATCAAGTTTTGCACAGCGAAGGAAGACAATTCTAAATAACCTGACAAGCCAGCTGCCAGATGGAAAGCAGAAGAAAGAAAGTATACAATCTGCGCTTCAGCAGGCAGGAGTCGAAGAGTCGCGCAGGGGAGAAACCCTAACGATAGAAGAATTCGCTCAATTGAGCAATGCGCTGTATCCGTATTTCCACTAA
- the metG gene encoding methionine--tRNA ligase, whose translation MEEKLKTFYLTTPIYYPSGNLHIGHAYTTVAGDAMARYKRLRGYDVMYLTGTDEHGQKIQRNAEGKGITPQQYVDEIVEGIQELWGKLDISYNDFIRTTQDRHKQIVEKIFAQLLEQGDIYLDQYEGWYCTPCESFYTDRQLEDGNCPDCGRPVEKVKEESYFFKMSKYADRLLKYYEENPEFIQPESRKNEMINNFIKPGLEDLAVSRTTFDWGVKVPGDPKHVIYVWIDALSNYITALGYGTDDDSKYLNYWPADVHLVGKEIVRFHTIYWPIMLMALDLPLPKKVFAHGWLLMKDGKMSKSKGNVVDPVTLIDRYGLDALRYYLLREVPFGSDGVFTPEGFVERINFDLANDLGNLLNRTVAMINKYFDGEIPAYNGSEGEYDKQLLEVNKETVQKYEEAMEKMEFSVALTSVWQLISRCNKFIDETQPWVLAKDEGKKAVLADVMVHLAESLRRVAVLLKPFLTRTPDKIFAQLNVGSEVLQTWESLEEFGQIPAGTKVVQGEPIFPRLELKEEVEFIKEKMQGSAPATAPVEEEKPEVQDEITIDDFMKVELRVAKVIHAEPVKKADKLLKLQLDLGYEKRQVVSGIAKYYKPEDLVGKKVICVTNLKPVKLRGELSEGMILAGEKDGVMSLATVDDSLSIGARVK comes from the coding sequence ATGGAAGAGAAACTGAAAACCTTTTATCTTACAACCCCGATTTATTATCCGAGCGGCAATTTACATATTGGCCATGCTTACACGACAGTAGCTGGTGATGCAATGGCTCGCTATAAGAGACTGCGCGGCTATGATGTCATGTACTTGACAGGCACGGATGAGCACGGTCAAAAAATCCAGCGTAATGCTGAGGGTAAGGGCATCACTCCGCAGCAATATGTAGACGAAATCGTCGAAGGGATCCAGGAGCTTTGGGGCAAGCTGGATATTTCCTACAATGATTTTATCCGTACAACACAGGATCGTCACAAACAGATTGTCGAAAAGATTTTCGCCCAGCTGCTTGAGCAGGGTGATATTTATCTTGATCAATATGAAGGCTGGTACTGTACTCCTTGTGAATCATTCTACACAGACAGACAGCTTGAAGATGGCAACTGTCCGGATTGTGGCCGTCCTGTTGAAAAAGTTAAAGAAGAGTCATACTTCTTCAAAATGAGTAAATACGCAGACAGGCTCCTGAAGTATTATGAAGAGAATCCGGAGTTCATCCAGCCGGAATCACGTAAAAATGAAATGATCAATAACTTTATAAAGCCTGGACTTGAGGATCTGGCTGTATCCCGGACAACATTTGATTGGGGTGTTAAGGTTCCTGGTGATCCGAAGCATGTCATTTATGTATGGATCGATGCATTGTCGAACTATATCACGGCTCTTGGCTATGGAACGGATGATGATTCGAAGTACTTGAATTACTGGCCTGCGGATGTCCATCTTGTCGGTAAAGAAATCGTCCGCTTCCACACGATTTATTGGCCAATAATGCTGATGGCTCTTGACCTTCCGCTGCCTAAAAAGGTTTTCGCCCACGGCTGGCTTTTGATGAAGGACGGAAAAATGTCGAAATCCAAGGGCAACGTAGTAGACCCGGTTACACTGATTGACCGCTATGGCCTTGATGCGCTTCGTTACTACCTGCTCCGTGAAGTTCCATTTGGTTCTGATGGTGTATTCACTCCTGAAGGATTTGTCGAAAGGATCAACTTTGACCTTGCGAATGACCTTGGGAACTTGTTGAACAGAACGGTAGCGATGATCAACAAGTATTTTGATGGAGAAATCCCAGCCTACAATGGTTCCGAAGGTGAATATGATAAGCAGCTGCTTGAAGTGAACAAGGAAACAGTTCAGAAGTATGAAGAAGCAATGGAGAAAATGGAGTTTTCAGTGGCCCTTACTTCTGTATGGCAATTGATCAGCCGTTGCAATAAGTTCATTGATGAAACTCAGCCTTGGGTGCTTGCGAAGGATGAAGGAAAGAAAGCGGTCCTGGCGGATGTGATGGTCCACCTTGCTGAATCATTGAGAAGAGTGGCTGTCCTATTGAAGCCATTCCTGACAAGAACTCCAGATAAAATCTTTGCTCAGCTTAATGTTGGTTCTGAAGTACTTCAAACATGGGAAAGCCTCGAGGAATTCGGCCAGATTCCTGCTGGTACAAAGGTTGTTCAAGGAGAGCCAATCTTCCCTCGCCTTGAATTGAAGGAAGAAGTTGAGTTCATCAAGGAAAAAATGCAAGGGTCAGCTCCAGCCACTGCACCTGTGGAAGAAGAAAAACCTGAGGTCCAGGACGAGATTACGATTGATGACTTCATGAAGGTTGAACTGCGTGTAGCGAAAGTTATCCATGCAGAACCAGTCAAGAAGGCTGATAAGCTTCTGAAGCTTCAATTAGATCTTGGCTATGAAAAGCGCCAGGTTGTTTCTGGCATTGCGAAATACTATAAACCGGAAGACCTTGTAGGCAAAAAGGTGATTTGCGTGACAAATCTGAAGCCTGTCAAACTTCGCGGAGAGCTTTCCGAGGGAATGATTCTTGCCGGTGAAAAGGATGGCGTCATGTCATTGGCAACAGTAGATGATTCACTCTCAATCGGAGCTAGAGTAAAATAA
- a CDS encoding G5 and 3D domain-containing protein — MKNLFSKTLSKKKLVIFSASFVVFAAALGFFMYEGTKKTVALTLDGEERVIKTHANTIQDIFNDLKISLRSEDYLSLAVNTEVKDNLSIVWKPAKQVELIQDQEKKTYWTAADTVEEFLKEQNIAINEHDKLNQNPDAKLKQDMKIAIQRAFPLKVVVGGKEQDVWSTSTTVADFLSQQGITLNEMDRVEPALKQNVTKDAVINVIRVEKVTDVVEEPISYAVITKNDSKLEKGKQKVVTEGQEGLLSKEYEVILENGKEVSRKLVSEKKLKEKQDKVVAMGTKVIVAQVSRGSNEPAGKEFYVSSTAYTANCNGCSGYTATGINLRANPNIKVIAVDPRVIPLGTKVYVEGYGYAIAADKGSAIKGNKIDVFFASKADAYRWGRKKVKIKILN, encoded by the coding sequence ATGAAAAACCTGTTTTCCAAGACTTTGAGTAAGAAGAAACTGGTGATTTTTTCTGCTAGTTTCGTAGTTTTTGCCGCTGCTCTTGGGTTCTTCATGTATGAAGGGACCAAAAAGACAGTCGCATTGACACTGGATGGCGAAGAAAGAGTCATTAAAACACACGCAAATACTATCCAAGATATATTTAATGATCTCAAAATTTCATTGCGCTCAGAGGACTATTTATCGCTGGCGGTAAACACGGAGGTTAAGGATAACCTATCAATCGTGTGGAAGCCGGCAAAACAGGTAGAGCTAATACAAGATCAGGAAAAGAAAACGTATTGGACAGCAGCCGATACTGTAGAGGAATTCCTGAAAGAACAGAATATCGCTATAAATGAACACGACAAGTTAAACCAAAACCCAGACGCTAAATTAAAGCAAGATATGAAGATTGCCATTCAAAGAGCTTTCCCGCTCAAGGTTGTAGTAGGCGGAAAAGAGCAAGATGTTTGGTCGACTTCGACTACGGTCGCTGACTTTTTATCACAGCAAGGAATCACACTGAACGAAATGGACCGTGTTGAGCCTGCATTAAAGCAGAACGTCACTAAAGATGCCGTGATTAATGTCATTCGAGTTGAAAAAGTCACCGATGTAGTGGAAGAACCAATTAGCTATGCAGTCATTACAAAAAATGACAGCAAACTGGAAAAAGGGAAACAGAAAGTCGTAACAGAAGGCCAGGAAGGCTTGCTTTCAAAGGAATATGAAGTAATCCTTGAAAACGGCAAAGAAGTATCAAGAAAACTGGTCAGTGAAAAGAAATTGAAAGAAAAACAGGATAAAGTCGTGGCAATGGGAACGAAGGTCATCGTAGCTCAAGTATCACGTGGCTCAAATGAACCTGCAGGGAAGGAATTCTATGTTTCTTCCACAGCGTATACTGCTAACTGTAACGGCTGCTCCGGCTACACGGCTACTGGCATCAACCTTAGGGCGAATCCTAACATCAAGGTCATCGCAGTAGATCCTAGAGTTATTCCTTTAGGAACAAAAGTATATGTTGAAGGATATGGCTATGCAATAGCTGCCGATAAAGGGTCAGCTATCAAAGGCAATAAGATCGATGTCTTTTTCGCATCAAAAGCGGATGCATACCGCTGGGGCCGAAAGAAAGTAAAAATTAAAATCCTAAATTAA
- the yabG gene encoding sporulation peptidase YabG produces the protein MNINLMDIVGRVSHQCDIMFRVIDIREKHGKKIAILYGEDFRLIADAPYEDLIKIDPNMRMRLTKEFRSLEEQSYKLFRQDVDLLQQKQEYEATEGYSKSYNYFQMPGKVLHIDGDPNYLKKCLTLYEKVGVPVYGFHCNEKEMPEKVGSLIDYYRPDILVITGHDAYSKSKGTMDDLNAYRHSKHFVQTVREARKKVPHLDQLVIFAGACQSHFESLIHAGANFASSPSRVNIHALDPVYIVAKISFTPFMERINVWDVLRNTLTGDKGLGGIETKGVLRTGMPYNKNSSD, from the coding sequence GTGAATATTAACCTCATGGATATCGTCGGCAGGGTTTCGCATCAATGCGATATTATGTTCCGGGTTATCGATATCAGAGAGAAACATGGCAAAAAAATCGCGATATTATACGGTGAGGATTTCCGATTGATTGCGGATGCGCCCTATGAGGATTTAATTAAAATAGATCCGAATATGCGCATGAGGCTGACAAAGGAATTCCGCTCACTTGAAGAACAGTCATATAAGCTATTCAGGCAGGATGTAGACTTATTGCAGCAAAAACAGGAATATGAAGCTACTGAGGGTTACAGCAAGTCATATAACTACTTTCAGATGCCTGGAAAGGTGCTCCATATTGATGGAGATCCAAACTATTTAAAAAAGTGCCTGACACTATATGAGAAAGTAGGAGTCCCTGTCTATGGATTCCATTGCAATGAAAAAGAAATGCCGGAAAAAGTCGGATCGTTGATTGATTACTACCGGCCTGATATATTGGTCATTACAGGACATGATGCTTATTCCAAGTCTAAGGGAACGATGGACGACCTGAATGCATATCGTCATTCTAAACATTTTGTCCAGACAGTTAGAGAGGCGAGGAAGAAAGTCCCCCATCTGGACCAACTGGTCATATTTGCTGGAGCATGCCAATCTCATTTTGAATCGTTGATCCACGCTGGAGCCAATTTTGCCAGCTCCCCTTCAAGAGTCAATATCCATGCTCTTGACCCAGTCTATATTGTTGCTAAAATCAGCTTTACACCATTCATGGAAAGAATAAATGTTTGGGATGTATTGCGAAATACATTGACCGGAGATAAGGGCCTTGGCGGTATCGAAACCAAGGGAGTATTAAGGACAGGAATGCCATATAATAAAAATTCGTCGGACTGA
- the rnmV gene encoding ribonuclease M5, whose amino-acid sequence MKLKEIIVVEGKDDTTAIRRAVEADTIETNGSAINADTIERIRNAHEKRGVIVFTDPDFPGEKIRKTISEHVAGCKHAFIPKELAKPKSGRGLGVEHATPEVIREALKDAQVMDAEAVEEITQEDLVIAGLIGGPGSRERREKLGRMLRIGYTNGKQLHKRLMMFQVKRQDFAAALAEILKEEQNA is encoded by the coding sequence ATGAAGTTAAAAGAAATCATTGTAGTTGAGGGTAAGGATGATACGACTGCGATCAGGCGTGCTGTTGAAGCGGATACAATTGAAACGAACGGATCCGCGATCAATGCGGATACGATTGAACGGATTCGGAATGCCCATGAAAAGAGGGGGGTCATTGTTTTTACCGATCCTGATTTTCCAGGTGAAAAAATCCGTAAAACTATTTCAGAGCATGTTGCAGGGTGCAAGCATGCTTTTATCCCAAAAGAGCTGGCCAAGCCTAAATCCGGGAGGGGCCTTGGTGTGGAACATGCAACACCTGAGGTGATTCGTGAAGCGCTGAAGGATGCTCAGGTAATGGACGCTGAGGCGGTTGAGGAGATTACCCAGGAAGACTTGGTTATTGCGGGTCTGATCGGCGGCCCAGGTTCCAGGGAGAGGCGTGAAAAGCTTGGCAGAATGCTGAGGATTGGTTATACAAATGGGAAACAGCTGCATAAGCGTCTGATGATGTTTCAGGTGAAAAGACAGGATTTCGCAGCTGCACTGGCAGAAATCCTTAAGGAGGAACAAAATGCATAA